In the genome of Ctenopharyngodon idella isolate HZGC_01 chromosome 19, HZGC01, whole genome shotgun sequence, one region contains:
- the azin1b gene encoding antizyme inhibitor 1b: protein MKGFVDAPNYFIELLEGGTTLEDVIDNHVFEQNLAEKNAFVVADLGALMRQHVLWKTTMPLVRPFYPVCCNSSPVVIEVLSALGVGFVCANKAETTLVLHHDVPPENIILSGVCKQLSLIKHAAKSGINYLVCENEAELRKIARVHPEAKLLLQVSTEAQVEEASVTIGCSLKACRHLLEMAKELSVNVVGVTFQVQASCRDPQAYTHALSDARCIFDMGKELGFDMNILDIGGGFSGSEFQLKQVHSVVRPLLEAYFPSASGVSVIAEPGNFFVFSSFTLAVNVICKKAVCRDLHSSTHDELTPNDVPEFVYYMNDGVYGSFMGKLFGNVIATPSVHKMSLTLDEPVFSSSLWGPSCDPLDQVVEHCLLPELAVGDWLIFNNMGASGQEGPATLSDTDQPPVYYTISTDDWFEMQEAGISLDDTMKNLSLVQYGL, encoded by the exons ATGAAAGGATTCGTTGATGCACCAAACTACTTCATTGAACTACTTGAGGGAGGTACGACCCTTGAAGATGTTATCGACAACCATGTCTTTGAACAAAATTTG GCTGAAAAGAATGCATTTGTTGTGGCCGACCTTGGGGCCCTAATGCGACAGCATGTACTGTGGAAGACCACTATGCCCCTAGTTCGACCCTTCTACCCAGTCTGTTGTAACAGCAGCCCTGTAGTCATTGAAGTCCTGTCTGCACTTGGTGTTGGTTTTGTCTGTGCAAATAAG GCTGAAACTACATTGGTACTCCATCATGATGTCCCTCCTGAAAACATCATCCTCTCTGGAGTTTGCAAGCAGCTCTCACTCATTAAACATGCTGCCAAGAGCGGCATTAACTATCTGGTGTGTGAAAATGAGGCAGAGCTTCGCAAAATTGCCCGTGTCCATCCTGAGGCCAA GCTTTTGCTTCAAGTGTCTACTGAAGCACAAGTGGAAGAGGCAAGTGTGACAATTGGTTGCTCCCTGAAGGCCTGTAGACATCTTCTGGAAATGGCCAAGGAGTTGAGTGTAAATGTGGTTGGAGTCAC gttCCAGGTACAAGCATCTTGCAGAGATCCCCAAGCATACACCCATGCACTGTCAGACGCCCGCTGCATCTTTGACATGGGG AAGGAACTAGGCTTTGACATGAACATCCTGGATATTGGTGGAGGATTCAGTGGTTCTGAGTTTCAGTTGAAACAG gtaCATTCGGTCGTCAGACCCCTGCTGGAAGCCTATTTCCCCTCAGCGTCTGGAGTGAGCGTCATTGCTGAACCAGGAAATTTCTTCGTGTTTTCCTCCTTCACCCTGGCTGTCAATGTTATATGCAAAAAAGCAGTATGCCGGGATCTCCATAGCAGCACACATG ATGAGCTAACCCCAAACGACGTACCAGAATTTGTGTATTACATGAATGATGGTGTTTATGGGTCTTTTATGGGGAAGTTGTTTGGAAATGTCATCGCCACACCCTCTGTCCATAAG aTGTCACTCACCCTAGATGAGCCTGTGTTCTCCAGCAGCTTGTGGGGTCCATCATGTGACCCACTGGACCAGGTGGTGGAGCATTGCTTGCTCCCTGAGCTCGCTGTTGGGGACTGGCTCATTTTCAACAACATGGGGGCGAGCGGTCAGGAGGGCCCAGCAACCCTCAGCGACACAGACCAACCACCTGTGTATTACACCATCTCCACAGATGACTG GTTTGAGATGCAAGAGGCTGGAATTTCTCTCGATGACACCATGAAAAACCTCTCATTGGTCCAGTATGGCTTGTAA
- the atp6v1c1b gene encoding V-type proton ATPase subunit C 1-B, with the protein MTEFWLISAPGEKTCQQTWEKMNVATTQNNNLSTNHKFNMPELKVGTLDILVGLSDELAKLDSFVESVVRKVAQYMADVLEDSRDKVQENLLANGVDLVTYVTRFQWDMAKYPIKQSLKNIQEIMSKQVSQIDNDLKARASAYNSLKGNLQSLERKNVGNLLTRSLADIVKKEDFILDSEYLTTLLVVVPKTSYPDWQKTYETLSEMVVPRSTKLLFEDQDSGLFSVTLFRKAIDDFKQKARENKFMVRDFQYNEEEMKADKEELTRLSTDKKKQFGPLVRWLKVNFSEAFIAWIHIKALRVFTESVLRYGLPVNFQAMLLQPSKKNVKKLREVLQDLYKHLDSSATVIDVPMDIPGLNLSQQEYYPYVYYKIDCNLLDFK; encoded by the exons ATGACAGAGTTTTGGCTGATCTCTGCTCCTGGAGAGAAGACCTGCCAGCAGACATGGGAAAAGATGAACGTGGCCACAACCCAGAACAACAACCTGTCCACTAACCACAAGTTCAACATGCCTGAACTGAAA GTGGGAACTCTGGATATCCTTGTAGGGCTGTCAGATGAGCTTGCCAAATTGGACTCTTTCGTAGAAAG TGTTGTGAGGAAAGTGGCCCAGTACATGGCTGATGTGTTAGAAGACAGTCGAGATAAAGTTCAGGAGAATCTTCTGGCCAATGGAG TTGATCTGGTAACATATGTTACACGGTTCCAATGGGATATGGCCAAATATCCCATCAAACAGTCCCTTAAGAACATCCAAGAGATCATGTCCAAG CAAGTGAGTCAGATTGACAATGATCTTAAAGCCAGAGCTTCGGCTTATAATAGCTTAAAGGGTAACCTACAGAGCCTGGAGAGAAAGAATGT GGGGAATCTTTTGACTAGGAGTTTGGCTGATATAGTCAAGAAGGAAGATTTTATACTAGACTCTGAATACCTTACTACTCTTCTTGTAGTTGTTCCAAA GACAAGTTATCCTGACTGGCAGAAGACATATGAAACTCTTTCTGAAATGGTTGTTCCAAGATCCACAAA GCTTTTATTTGAAGACCAAGACAGTGGGTTGTTCAGCGTCACACTCTTCAGGAAGGCTATTGATGACTTCAAACAAAAAGCACGAGAAAACAA gttcATGGTGCGTGACTTTCAGTACAATGAAGAGGAGATGAAAGCAGACAAAGAGGAGCTGACTCGCCTCTCCACTGACAAGAAAAAGCAATTT GGTCCTTTGGTACGCTGGCTTAAAGTAAACTTCAGTGAGGCTTTCATCGCATGGATACACATCAAGGCGCTTCGGGTTTTTACAGAGTCTGTCTTGAG GTATGGGCTGCCAGTCAATTTCCAGGCCATGTTGCTGCAGCCCAGCAAGAAGAATGTCAAGAAGCTCAGAGAAGTTCTGCAGGACCTTTACAAACACTTGGACAGCAGTGCTACTGTTATTGAT GTACCTATGGACATCCCGGGTCTGAATCTCAGCCAGCAAGAGTACTATCCATATGTTTACTACAAAATCGATTGCAACCTCCTTGACTTCAAATAG
- the rrm2b gene encoding ribonucleoside-diphosphate reductase subunit M2 B produces the protein MNSSISNTPTDTTGYQNGHKDVDPSSIEDEPLLRENPKRFVIFPIQYPDIWKMYKQAQASFWTVEEVDLSKDLVHWDNLKSEEKHFISHVLAFFAASDGIVNENLVRRFSQEVQLPEARSFYGFQILIENVHSEMYSMLINTYIRDLKERDYLFNAIQTMPCVRRKADWALQWISDTNSAFGERLVAFAAVEGIFFSGSFAAIYWLKKRGLMPGLTYSNELISRDEGLHCNFACLMYSYLVKKPSADRVNDIITKAVSIEQEFLTEALPVNLIGMNCSLMKQYIEFVADRLLTDLGLPKVYLSENPFDFMESISLEGKTNFFEKRVGEYQRLGVMSNMMDCEFTLDADF, from the exons ATGAACTCCAGTATAAGCAACACTCCGACGGACACTACGGGATATCAG AATGGTCACAAGGATGTTGACCCAAGCAGTATTGAAGACGAGCCCCTCCTCAGAGAGAACCCCAAGCGATTTGTCATTTTCCCTATTCAGTATCCAGACATCTGGAAAATGTACAAACAAGCTCAGGCTTCATTCTGGACAGTTGAGGAG gTGGATTTATCAAAAGACTTGGTTCACTGGGACAACCTGAAGTCTGAAGAGAAACACTTCATATCCCATGTACTGGCTTTCTTTGCAGCAAGTGATGGGATAGTCAACGAGAACCTG GTGCGGAGGTTCAGTCAAGAGGTACAGCTCCCAGAGGCTCGATCCTTCTACGGGTTTCAAATCCTTATTGAGAATGTGCACTCCGAAATGTACAGCATGCTCATCAACACTTACATAAGGGATCTGAAAGAGAG GGACTATTTGTTTAATGCAATTCAGACCATGCCTTGTGTAAGGCGGAAAGCAGACTGGGCCTTACAGTGGATCTCTGACACAAACTCAGCTTTTG gagAGCGATTAGTGGCGTTTGCTGCGGTGGAAGGCATCTTCTTCTCTGGATCgtttgctgccatctactggttgAAGAAAAGAGGCCTGATGCCCGGACTCACCTACTCCAATGAACTCATCAGCAGAGATGAg GGTCTCCACTGTAATTTCGCCTGTCTAATGTACAGCTACTTAGTGAAAAAACCTTCTGCTGACAGAGTGAATGACATCATCACAAAAGCTGTGAGCATTGAACAG GAGTTTCTCACAGAAGCCTTACCGGTCAATTTGATCGGGATGAACTGTTCTCTCATGAAGCAGTACATTGAGTTTGTGGCTGACCGGTTGCTAACAGACTTAGGATTGCCCAAA GTTTACCTGTCAGAAAACCCCTTCGACTTCATGGAGTCAATTTCATTGGAAGGAAAAACTAATTTCTTCGAGAAGCGAGTTGGAGAATACCAGCGACTTGGAGTGATGTCAAATATGATGGACTGTGAATTCACTCTTGATGCAGATTTCTAA